A single region of the Vicia villosa cultivar HV-30 ecotype Madison, WI linkage group LG4, Vvil1.0, whole genome shotgun sequence genome encodes:
- the LOC131598375 gene encoding uncharacterized protein LOC131598375: MGGWQEDSWRWDLDISGDMLLEDPTDLMEVMELLEILASAKPVERENDSFIWWPAEEGAFTVKSCYLSLRDRLEEDTVEANKTTALNLIWKSQIPSKLKVFGWRVLLDRLPSKIQLARRGIILNEQDKMCVFCGTELEDLDHVLFSCSFSKNVWNNIGSWLQIQMVEGGAGIYHLEQCIIALKGKVKKKKICLLWLATIWIIWNARNKLCFENEPCVLEDLVANIKVVSWIWQAIGSRNRRCSSFYNWVHAPLDFINL; the protein is encoded by the coding sequence ATGGGAGGCTGGCAGGAGGATTCTTGGCGCTGGGATTTGGACATTTCAGGAGACATGCTGCTGGAAGATCCAACAGATTTGATGGAAGTTATGGAACTTTTGGAAATTTTAGCTTCAGCAAAACCTGTGGAAAGGGAGAATGATAGTTTTATATGGTGGCCGGCAGAGGAAGGAGCATTCACCGTGAAAAGCTGCTATCTATCATTGCGGGACAGACTCGAGGAAGACACGGTAGAAGCGAATAAAACAACAGCATTGAACTTGATTTGGAAATCTCAAATTCCGTCAAAACTAAAGGTATTCGGGTGGAGAGTGCTTCTTGATAGATTGCCGTCGAAAATTCAATTGGCAAGGAGAGgcataattctgaatgaacaagaTAAAATGTGCGTTTTCTGCGGGACTGAGTTGGAAGACTTAGATCATGTGTTGTTCTCTTGCTCATTTTCCAAAAATGTGTGGAATAACATAGGAAGTTGGTTACAAATTCAGATGGTGGAGGGGGGGGCTGGCATTTATCACTTAGAACAGTGTATTATAGCTCTCAAGGGGAaagtaaagaagaagaaaatatgttTACTCTGGCTGGCAACTATATGGATAATCTGGAATGCAAGGAACAAGCTTTGTTTTGAGAATGAACCTTGTGTATTAGAGGACTTGGTCGCGAATATAAAAGTGGTGTCGTGGATTTGGCAAGCGATAGGTTCGCGAAATAGAAGATGTTCTTCTTTTTATAATTGGGTGCACGCACCTCTGGACTTCATTAATTTGTAA
- the LOC131596075 gene encoding probable glycosyltransferase At5g03795, producing MGEDFVSMFHLETKRLLWLIGITFSVILAFQYLELPYGNVFLSLFSSDKLPTSENAISQTTYTNKTIVNNVTIFDQENSTDEVAIEKGNVANDTAPSPITGFVLEPEWPQNKSQGFHDSATNVRPNITTAVLSNDDNMLQSQKDNVTNSIKKESFRPSPPEAKVLVSPTPNIQSKSSSISNVPKQKQEFHTPISEVTTVSEINKLLIQSHASYRSMKPRWFSNVDQELVQARSEIENAPIVKNDPELYGPIYHNVSMFKRSYELMEERLKVYVYREGARPILHSPFLTGIYASEGWFMKLMEANKRFVTKNSKKAHLFYLPFSSRMLEETLYVKDSHNHKNLIQYLHDYVDLIATRHSFWNRTGGADHFLVGCHDWAPSETKLRLATCIRSLCNADVKEGFFFGKDASLPETYVRNAQNPTRDLGGNTFSKKTTLAFFAGSMHGYVRPILLKHWENKDPDMKIFGKLPKSKGNSNYIHYMKSSKYCICARGYEVNSPRVVEAIFYECVPVIISDNFVPPFFEVLNWESFSVVVLEKDIPNLKNILVSIPEKRYLRLLMRVKKVQKHFLWHKNPVKYDIFHMILHSIWYNRVFSAIS from the exons ATGGGTGAAGATTTTGTGTCAATGTTTCACCTTGAAACAAAGAGACTGTTATGGCTTATTGGCATAACTTTTTCAGTGATCTTGGCTTTTCAGTATCTTGAGCTTCCATATGGCAATGTTTTCCTCTCTCTATTCTCTTCTGATAAATTACCAACATCAGAAAATGCAATATCTCAAACTACATATACCAATAAGACTATTGTGAACAATGTGACGATTTTCGACCAAGAAAATTCGACCGATGAAGTTGCCATTGAGAAAGGTAATGTAGCTAATGATACTGCTCCAAGTCCAATAACTGGTTTTGTTTTGGAACCAGAATGGCCACAAAACAAATCTCAAGGATTTCATGATTCTGCAACAAATGTGAGGCCAAATATAACAACTGCAGTGTTATCAAATGATGATAACATGTTACAGTCTCAGAAAGACAATGTAACTAATTCTATAAAGAAAGAGAGTTTTAGGCCATCACCACCAGAAGCAAAAGTTCTGGTGAGTCCAACTCCAAATATACAAAGCAAAAGTTCTTCTATCAGCAATGTGCCTAAGCAGAAACAAGAATTTCATACACCTATTTCAGAAGTCACAACAGTTTCTGAAATTAACAAGTTGTTGATTCAAAGCCACGCGTCGTATCGATCAATG aAGCCAAGGTGGTTTTCAAATGTTGATCAAGAGTTAGTGCAGGCAAGATCAGAGATTGAAAATGCACCAATTGTAAAGAATGATCCAGAACTTTATGGTCCAATTTATCATAATGTTTCCATGTTCAAGAG GAGCTATGAATTAATGGAAGAGAGACTCAAAGTGTATGTATACAGAGAAGGAGCTAGACCGATACTGCATTCACCATTTCTCACAGGAATCTATGCTTCTGAAGGATGGTTCATGAAGCTGATGGAAGCTAATAAAAGATTTGtaacaaaaaattcaaagaaagctCATCTGTTTTACTTACCTTTCAGTTCTAGGATGCTAGAGGAAACCTTATATGTAAAGGATTCACATAACCACAAGAATCTGATTCAATATCTACATGATTATGTTGACCTCATAGCGACGAGACATTCTTTCTGGAATAGAACTGGAGGCGCTGATCATTTTCTTGTTGGTTGCCATGATTGG GCCCCATCAGAAACAAAGCTGCGCTTGGCGACCTGCATAAGATCCCTCTGCAACGCCGATGTAAAAGAAGGATTTTTCTTCGGCAAAGACGCGTCTCTACCAGAAACATACGTCCGAAACGCTCAAAACCCAACGAGGGATCTCGGAGGCAACACATTTTCAAAGAAGACTACACTAGCCTTCTTCGCAGGGAGCATGCACGGTTACGTCAGGCCAATTCTGCTAAAGCACTGGGAAAACAAAGATCCAGACATGAAAATCTTCGGAAAGTTGCCAAAATCCAAAGGAAACAGCAACTACATCCACTACATGAAGAGTAGCAAGTACTGTATATGTGCAAGAGGGTATGAAGTGAATAGTCCAAGAGTCGTGGAAGCTATTTTCTACGAATGTGTTCCGGTTATCATATCGGATAACTTTGTGCCTCCGTTTTTTGAGGTTTTGAATTGGGAATCATTTAGTGTTGTGGTTTTGGAGAAGGATATTCCGAATTTGAAAAATATACTGGTCTCGATTCCGGAAAAGAGGTATCTTAGATTGCTCATGAGGGTGAAAAAGGTACAGAAGCATTTTCTCTGGCACAAGAATCCTGTCAAGTATGATATATTTCATATGATCCTTCATTCTATTTGGTACAATAGAGTCTTCTCTGCCATTAGCTAG